The following proteins are co-located in the Nitrospinota bacterium genome:
- the larB gene encoding nickel pincer cofactor biosynthesis protein LarB: MAADEIEKIVRALGEGKISPEKALERLKHYPTENMGVAAIDHHRTVRQGFPEVVYCEGKSEADVVAIVRRMAKTGHPVLATRASASSFKKIKKFAKSAVFHERCRAIVIEPVKRPRVGKILVLSAGTSDVPVAEEAAVTAMTMGSAVETVYDVGVAGIHRLFNHMDKIRSARVIVVAAGMDGALASVAGGLAPCPVIAVPTSVGYGAAFGGVSALLSMLNSCAAGVAVMNIDNGFGAGALAHKINTMTGIAEKKK; the protein is encoded by the coding sequence ATGGCGGCGGACGAAATCGAAAAAATAGTGCGGGCGCTAGGCGAAGGGAAGATCTCCCCGGAGAAAGCGCTTGAGCGCTTGAAACATTATCCCACCGAGAACATGGGAGTGGCCGCCATAGACCATCACCGGACGGTGCGGCAAGGTTTCCCGGAGGTGGTCTATTGCGAGGGGAAGAGCGAAGCGGACGTGGTGGCCATCGTGCGCCGCATGGCGAAAACCGGGCATCCCGTGCTTGCCACCCGCGCCAGCGCCTCCAGCTTTAAAAAGATAAAAAAATTCGCGAAGAGCGCCGTGTTCCACGAGCGGTGCAGGGCCATCGTCATCGAGCCTGTCAAACGGCCCCGGGTGGGCAAAATCCTTGTCCTTTCCGCCGGAACGTCGGACGTGCCGGTGGCGGAGGAGGCGGCGGTGACGGCCATGACCATGGGCTCGGCGGTGGAGACCGTTTACGACGTGGGGGTGGCGGGGATTCACAGGCTGTTCAACCATATGGACAAGATACGTTCGGCCCGGGTGATCGTGGTGGCCGCGGGGATGGACGGGGCGCTGGCCTCAGTGGCCGGCGGGCTTGCGCCATGCCCGGTGATCGCGGTTCCAACGTCCGTCGGCTATGGGGCGGCGTTCGGCGGCGTGTCCGCCCTGCTTTCGATGCTAAACTCCTGCGCGGCGGGGGTGGCGGTGATGAACATAGACAACGGTTTCGGGGCCGGAGCGCTGGCCCACAAGATAAACACCATGACGGGAATCGCGGAGAAGAAAAAGTGA